The following are encoded together in the Ezakiella massiliensis genome:
- a CDS encoding methyltransferase domain-containing protein, whose amino-acid sequence MKDFKKTTADFYRNIAKQDGISKDGEMERRLALSLGYTEEDLELGANLGLGCGNPIENANLKETDILVDLGSGKGMDVFKASKIVTKGKAIGIDKLPEMVEKASYIKEKRGFDNTDFIVSDVDDIKLPDNFCDCVISNCVINLLPDKKKVYQEIYRILKPGGRLSISDIVQINPLPQEILDDPHMHAT is encoded by the coding sequence ATGAAAGATTTTAAAAAGACAACTGCTGATTTTTATAGGAATATAGCCAAGCAGGATGGGATTAGCAAGGACGGCGAGATGGAGCGGAGGCTGGCCCTGTCCCTGGGCTACACAGAAGAAGATTTAGAGCTGGGGGCAAACCTAGGACTTGGTTGCGGCAACCCCATTGAGAATGCAAATTTAAAAGAGACGGATATTTTGGTTGACCTGGGCTCGGGCAAGGGCATGGATGTTTTTAAGGCGTCCAAGATTGTGACCAAGGGCAAGGCAATCGGCATTGATAAATTGCCAGAGATGGTTGAAAAGGCCTCTTATATAAAGGAAAAACGTGGCTTTGACAATACTGATTTTATTGTGTCCGATGTTGACGATATAAAACTGCCTGACAATTTTTGCGACTGCGTTATTTCAAATTGTGTAATAAATTTATTGCCAGACAAAAAGAAGGTCTACCAAGAGATTTATAGGATTTTAAAGCCAGGCGGAAGGCTTTCAATCTCTGATATTGTTCAAATAAATCCTCTGCCTCAGGAAATCTTGGATGATCCCCATATGCATGCCACCTGA